Proteins co-encoded in one Gemmatimonadaceae bacterium genomic window:
- a CDS encoding non-canonical purine NTP pyrophosphatase, producing MTAWVIATRSRGKLAELVPMLAAHGISAIGLADAGLSESAAEAGIEVFDSFEANAVAKARHFAARTGQPCLADDSGLCIDALGGLPGVRSRRFARDAGWRVPVGVGEDAANAEAMLDACWNSGWAPPWAAHFACAAAFADGTRVVVTTGRSAGTIIPERAGDGGFGYDPWFMSADLGCTFAQASTAAKAQVSHRARAVAAVLAQLC from the coding sequence ATGACGGCGTGGGTGATCGCCACGCGCAGCCGGGGAAAGCTCGCGGAACTCGTGCCGATGCTGGCGGCGCACGGCATCAGCGCGATCGGGCTGGCGGATGCCGGCCTGAGCGAGTCGGCGGCGGAGGCGGGCATCGAGGTGTTCGACAGCTTCGAGGCGAATGCCGTGGCGAAGGCCCGCCACTTCGCCGCGCGCACCGGACAGCCGTGCCTCGCCGATGACTCCGGCCTCTGCATCGATGCGTTGGGCGGGTTGCCGGGCGTGCGGAGCCGGCGGTTTGCGCGTGATGCGGGGTGGCGCGTGCCGGTCGGCGTCGGCGAGGACGCGGCGAATGCGGAGGCGATGCTCGACGCGTGCTGGAACAGTGGCTGGGCTCCACCGTGGGCGGCGCACTTCGCCTGTGCGGCGGCCTTCGCGGACGGTACGCGCGTGGTGGTCACGACCGGCCGGAGTGCGGGCACGATCATCCCGGAGCGCGCGGGTGACGGCGGCTTCGGCTACGATCCGTGGTTCATGAGTGCCGATCTCGGATGCACCTTTGCGCAGGCGTCGACTGCGGCGAAGGCGCAGGTCAGCCACCGCGCGCGTGCCGTGGCGGCCGTGTTGGCGCAGCTGTGCTGA
- the rph gene encoding ribonuclease PH encodes MPELFRSYDRQLHEMRPVTIERAVTPYAEGSCLITFGETRVLCTATVEEGVPGWRKGSRQGWLTAEYAMLPRATRTRTSRERGQVGGRTQEIQRLIGRSVRAMLSGFDFGERTIKVDCDVLLADGGTRTAAITGACVAVTDAFGWLVAQGSLEVSPVIHHVAAVSVGVVDGLPVLDLDYPEDVRAGVDMNVVMVDAARFVEVQGTGEHATFDRAELDALLALASSGIAALDAAQRKALAAPRG; translated from the coding sequence ATGCCTGAACTCTTCCGGTCGTACGACCGGCAGCTCCACGAGATGCGCCCCGTCACGATCGAGCGCGCCGTCACGCCGTATGCAGAGGGATCGTGCCTGATCACCTTCGGCGAAACCCGGGTGCTCTGCACGGCCACGGTCGAGGAAGGCGTGCCCGGCTGGCGAAAGGGCAGCCGGCAGGGCTGGCTCACCGCCGAATACGCCATGCTGCCGCGTGCCACGCGGACGCGCACGTCGCGGGAGCGCGGGCAGGTCGGCGGCCGCACGCAGGAGATCCAGCGGCTCATCGGGCGCAGCGTGCGTGCGATGCTGAGCGGGTTCGACTTCGGTGAGCGGACCATCAAGGTCGACTGTGACGTGCTGCTCGCGGACGGCGGCACCCGTACCGCCGCGATCACCGGCGCCTGCGTCGCCGTGACCGATGCCTTCGGCTGGCTCGTCGCGCAGGGCAGTCTCGAGGTGTCGCCGGTGATCCACCACGTGGCGGCCGTCAGCGTCGGTGTGGTGGATGGCCTCCCCGTGCTCGACCTCGACTATCCCGAGGATGTGCGCGCCGGTGTGGACATGAACGTCGTGATGGTGGATGCGGCACGGTTCGTCGAGGTGCAGGGGACCGGGGAGCACGCGACCTTCGATCGGGCGGAGCTCGATGCGCTGCTGGCGCTCGCCTCGTCGGGTATCGCCGCGCTCGATGCCGCGCAGCGCAAGGCGCTCGCCGCACCCAGGGGCTGA
- the rfaE2 gene encoding D-glycero-beta-D-manno-heptose 1-phosphate adenylyltransferase gives MTPRAPLDDIRSWQDARRWRLAQPGRVVFTNGVFDLLHPGHIDVLHGARACGDALVVGINSDASVRRLKGPERPVRSAAERAYVLAALDAVDCVVVFDEDTPLELVRLLEPDVIVKGGDYDPSTVVGAAETRARGGEVVIIPLTPGHSTTATIAKLRSGSPDA, from the coding sequence GTGACGCCTCGCGCGCCGCTCGACGACATCCGCTCCTGGCAGGACGCCCGCCGCTGGCGGCTGGCGCAGCCGGGTCGCGTGGTCTTCACGAACGGCGTCTTCGACCTGCTCCACCCCGGCCACATCGACGTGCTGCACGGCGCCCGCGCCTGCGGCGACGCGCTGGTCGTCGGGATCAACAGCGACGCATCGGTGCGCCGGCTCAAGGGGCCGGAGCGTCCCGTGCGCAGTGCGGCCGAGCGCGCCTACGTGCTGGCGGCGCTGGACGCCGTCGACTGCGTCGTCGTCTTCGACGAGGACACCCCGCTCGAGCTCGTGCGCCTGCTGGAGCCCGATGTGATCGTGAAGGGGGGCGACTATGATCCCTCCACCGTCGTCGGCGCCGCCGAGACACGCGCCCGCGGTGGCGAGGTCGTGATCATCCCGCTCACCCCCGGGCACTCCACGACGGCCACCATCGCCAAACTCCGCTCCGGTTCCCCCGATGCCTGA